A segment of the Melioribacteraceae bacterium 4301-Me genome:
AAAACTGCTCCAGCATTTTCAAGCTTTTTAATAACTGTTGCATCCTCATCTATTACTTGGTCTTTATACGGATTTGCACCCCAAGTAGTTTTATATTTTTTAGTGGCGAGTAAGTCTTTTACTCCAAAAGGTATTCCGTGTAACATTCCTCTATAGTGACCTTTAGCAATTTCTTCATCAGCTTTTTTCGCTTGTTGAAGTGCAAGTTCTTCTGTTAAAGTTATTACGCAATGAAGCTTAGGGCCATATTTTTTAAGTCGGCTAATGAAAAATTTTGTCAATTCGGTAGATGTTATTTGTTTTGTCTTAATTAAGTGGGCAAGTTCACCAATAGAATAAAAAGCTAAATCATCTAAATTTTTTGGCAACTTGACGTTGGAGTAATCACTGTAAGAAATTTTTTTTTGCTTTTGGGTGCTTTTAAAATCAACTGGGATAGGATTAAATAATATAGAAGGGGGGACAGCATTATCTAAACTAATCTTACGAAGATTTTGATAGTCTTTTAATTGATTGTTTAAAGCATCTAACATCGAATCGCGTTTAGCATCTGTAAAATCTAACCCAATAATTTTTTCGGCATTTTCTACCATACTTTTATTTATCTTAACTTCGGTTGCCGGTGAAAAATAAAAAGCCAATAGTGATAGTACTAACACTATTGACAAAACAATTAGATTAATTTTTTTCATTTTCTGCTCTCTATTTTATTGATAGAATACAATTACAAATTATTTCGAATATTACTTAAATTCAATAGAACCATGAGTGGGGGTGCCGATCTATACCCCCACTCAATTTAAGGAGGTGCTTACTGGGAGTTGGGGACAAACTTTTTAAAGTTCACTTATTTTGTATAATTTGCTTATTAGTATTGCTAATTTTAGTATGGAATTGTTAGGCTCCGAAAAAAAATTACTTAGACTGTCCAGTACTTCTTTTTGTGTTAAGTTATTGTAACTAACATTACTGTTTGTTCTTATTGTTTCGTCAAATTTTTTTATCGCATTCTGAATACTTTTTTTCAATTGCCTTTCATTAATTCCTCGCTGCCAACAAGAAAAATTTTTTACCAAAAGTTTTTTTGATGTTTGAAAATCATAATGTATCTCACCAATTATTTTTAATACTGTCCACGTCTTTAAACAATAACTATTTTCTTTGCTCCAATCCAAATTTTGCACTCTTTTTAAAGGTTGTATTCTAATATAAGGTTTATGTCAATAATGAGAATCAGTATAATTACGTACATTTTTAAATATCATAGAAAAAGGTGCAAATTTGTTCTAAAATCGAAGAATTTTAGTGCTAAAAAGTCAAAAAAAATTTTAAGAACGAGCTAAATTTCTTGCAGAAGGAGAATTTTTTTTACTTTTTTCGCGGTGAAATTTTTAGCTCAAACTCGCCCTACGAAGCATTTCGAGGCTAAGTCTAAGACTCGCCTTTTGGGAACAATACTTTGTAAGCGGTGGCTTCGAGAACCTCAGCCACCGTTGGGATATCGGTCTCTGAGGTTACTCGAAGTGACCGACACCAAATTATGAATAATTCAGCTTAAAAACCTTACTCATCTTTTACTTTAACTTAGGTAACACTGACGGAAAATAAGAATCTTCGGCTTTATTAGGATATTTCGAATACAAAACCTATAGTAATATAATTATCAAATTAATCTCTGGTTTTGGTACATCAATTTTGAGAATGAAGCCGTAAATAAATTTTAGTTTATTTAAAAATCTTGATTCGAATTTACAGCTATGTTTTTTTATTTGCATTTTACATCAATACTACCTTATATTTTGAGGTAAAATTTTAATATTTCCTAACAAATTAATAAAGTGCTATGTTAGACGACTTAGACATTAAAGTATTAAGAAAACTACAGCAAAATGGAAGAACTAAAAGGAACGAACTTGCTGAGGAGGTTAACTTATCTATTCCTTCGTTAAGTGAACGTTTAAGAAAGCTGGAAGAGAACAAAGTTATTGAAGGTTATTATGCCAAATTAAATCGTCATGTTTTTGGTTACGATATTATGGCGTTTATTGTGGTTATTATGGATTCCTCTAAGAACTACGATAAGTTGACTGAGCATGTAAAAAAAACCCCAGAAATTTTAGAGTGCTACTCTGTATTGGGAGAAGGCTCGCACATAATGAAAGCTGTAGCTAAAAACACAGAAGAATTAGAAAAGTTGCTGGGTAAAATTCAATCCTGGCCAGGAGTTACAAGAACTGTAACTAGCTTTGTGTTATCAACAATCAAAGAGACAACAAGTTTAGACATTTAACACAAACGTAATAGGAGAAAAAAATGGGAAAAGCATCCTCATCTGTAGATAAAGTCCTGAACTTTATCAAGGCAAATAAGATTCAGTTTATTGATTTTAAATTTATGGATTTTCCTGGGCAATGGCAGCATTTTACTGTGCCTTCTAGTCAATTAAATGAAGATTCTTTCGAAGAGGGATTCGGATTTGACGGCTCGTCAATCCGAGGTTGGAAGAGCATAAATGAAAGTGATATGCTTATTATTCCGGACCCAGAAACTATGTTCGTTGATCCTTTTATTGAAGCACCAACTATAAGTTTAATATGCGATGTGTATGAGCCAGCAACAAAAGAAAAGTATTCCCGCTGTCCACGAAATATTGCTCAGAAGGCAGAAGCTTATTTAAAATCTACTGGCATTGCAGATACATCTTATTTTGGACCAGAAGCTGAATTTTTTGTTTTCGATGATGTTCGTTACGAAACAGGTCCAAATAGCAGTTTTTATATAATAGATTCAATTGAAGGTAAGTGGAATTCTGGCCGAGATGAAAAACCTAACCTTGCTTATAAACCAAGATATAAAGAGGGATATTTTCCGGTTCCACCTACCGATTCTTTAGTTGACCTTAGAAACGAAATGGTTACAAATCTAATTAATATGGGTGTAGAAGTAGAGGCGCAGCACCACGAAGTTGCATCTGGCGGGCAGTGTGAAATAGACTTACGGTTTGCACCTTTATTAAAAGCTGCTGACCAATTATTGTTATTCAAGTATGTTGTTAAAAATACTGCAAAAAAACATAATAAGACTGTTACCTATATGCCTAAACCTATATTTGGAGACAACGGCAGTGGTATGCATGTTCATACAAGTCTGTGGCTTAAAGGCAAGCCTTTGTTTGCTGGCGGCGGTTATGCGGGCTTGAGTGAAATAGGCTTGTATTTTATTGGTGGAATACTAAAGCATGCATCTTCACTTCTTGCTTTTACTAATCCAACTACCAACTCTTATAAACGCTTAGTACCTGGCTTTGAAGCACCTGTTAATTTGGCTTACTCGCAAAGAAATAGGAGTGCTTCTATAAGAATTCCAATGTATTCGAGCAGTCCAAAATCTAAAAGAATTGAATTCCGCTGCCCGGACCCATCTTCCAATCCATACCTCGCTTTTTCGGCAATGCTTATGGCTGGTTTAGACGGTATTATAAATAGAATTGACCCAGGTGAACCATTAGATAAAGATATTTACGATATGTCACCAGAAGAGTTAAAGGATGTTCCTTCTACACCCGAATCTTTAGGGCATGCGTTAAAAGCTCTCGCTGATGATCACGATTATTTGTTAAAGGGTGATGTCTTTACTGAAGATGTAATTAATACTTGGATAACCTACAAAATTGAAAAAGAGATTAAACCAATGGCATTAAGACCTCATCCACACGAATTCGAGCTTTATTTTGATGTATGATTATAATACTTACTAAACTTTCATGATGTTCTCTGCGTAAAAATTTATCCGCAGAGAACATCTTTTGTTTATAATGGGAAAATTATACAACTGAGATTTTGATTAGCTTAGATTTTTTAAAATGTGAACGTGATTCCGACTTTAAAAAATTCAACTGCAATCGGAGAATCTGTATCAAATGGCCAATTCATTTTATCTTTTTTTAATAAATACCATCCATAGCTGTAAGCGTTTTTCAAAACGAAATTTACGATTGGAACAACATGTGGAGAAGTCTCTAAAATTCTATTGATAAAATAATCGAGTGATTGGCTGCCAATACTTTCTAATAAATAACTTGCTGAATATTTCCAGAAAAGATGACGAGAAAATATTATGCTTGTTTCATAAGCAATGTTAAATGAAATTGAAGATTGTAAATCTAATCTTATGCCGCTTTCTGCCAAAGTCCCGAATCTTGTTTGTTTATTGTATCTGTCGAGAATTTGAATGTCATTGATAGGTCCAAAAGAAGAATTATTTTTTTCGTAATTAGTTAAGTAAGTTGGATAATTCTTAAAGTCAAATTGCGACCAGATAAAACCAGTTTGATGGTAAGGCAAGACCGTAACAGTATTTAATTTATAGCCAAAACCGTCACGCTTTGCAACCCCCAGTCTAAGTAAATTAGCCTTAATTTCGTTTTGTTTTTTGTGGATTTTTATAAATACTAGGTGAAACTTTTGAGCCAAAAATAAAATGTTCGTCAATTTCTAATATATTGTAACCGTCAATTTTTTCGTTAGAGTTGAACCCAAGTTTTATTTCCAATAAACCATCTTTACTAAATGCCGAGTAGAAATTTTTTTGAATTGGCTCGCCAATCCCGTAATTTAATTCAATAAAAGGTTTTTCATTTTTCCATCTCCACCTTAACCATTTGTGCCTTCTTTTAGTAGTATCTGCATTTGTAATGAAGCTTTTTATTGCAAGTGAATTAGTAATAATTTTCTGAGAATGTAAGATGTAGTTCTGTGCAAGAAAAAATATAAGGAAGAAAGTTGTAACTATTCTTGTCATAATTACGAGCTACAAAAATTTATAAAGTACTGGTTTTTAGACGATGGATTTTGTTTTTAGTTACTATAGGGTTTTATGTACTATCAGTTTATTTTAATGCCGCTCTTTTTTTCTAAGGTAGAAGTTAAGGCTTCCATCAATACATCGTTTGGTGCAGGTTTAGTTAGAAAAACATCAACGCCTGCCGCATAAGCATTGTCCTTATCCTGCTGGAATGTATGAGCTGATAACCCAACAATAGGGATGTTTTTGAATTCAGGGTGATTTCTCATTTCTCTAGTAAGTTGCAACCCATCTTTTTTCCCACGCAGAGAAATATCCATAAGAATAATGTCAAATTTTTCTTTCTTTATTTTTTGATAAAATGTTTCTTCAGAATCGCAAATTTGTAAATCAAATTTTCGTCTTAAAAAAATTTCTAAGAATCTTTGATTTTCGTAATCGTCTTCAACAATTAACAATTTTGGTTTTTTCTTTTGTTCGGTGGTCGCCATAGTTATCATTTTTATTCTGCTTAAAATTGCTAACGAAAAATAATAATTGGCTGCTTAAATAGGAAATTTGGTCTAAACTATTTAGCATTTCAATGAATTATGTTGGCTTATAAAAAAGCCAAGTATAATACTGAAATATAAAGAATTTTATCTTTTTTAAACCAAATATGATGAGTATTGTAAAGCCATATTTTCTTTTGCACGTTAATGTTCTGCTTACTGCGGGATTTATTTAAACGAACGAACAGAACTTAATGTAATTTTGCAAGATAGACTTAAAATTTACTATCATATTCATCCCAACTTTTTATTTTGAGGTCTTCAATTTTTTTATTCGTTAAGGCCTCTGCAAGTCTCATTGCAAGCTGTCTGTTAGTAATCAGAGGTACTTTATAATCAACAGCAGTTCTGCGTATAAGGTAATCGTTGGTCAACTCCTCTTCTTGTAAATTTTTAGGGATGTTAATAACCAGGTCAATTTTACCTTGCTTTATGTAATCTGTAGCGGAGGGGGATTTGCTTTCAAGTGGCCAATATAAAGACTCAACTGGTAAGTCGTTAGATTTCATAAACTTTGCTGTTCCATGTGTTGCGTAAAACTTTACTCCAAGACTTAGTAATAGTCGGCAGGTTTCTAACAGTTCTGCTTTTGATTCAATACTACCAGAAGAAATCAAAATTGATCTTAGAGGAAATTTATATCCTACAGAAATTAATGCCTTTAAAAATGCTTCGTTAAAATCGTCGCCCAAGCAAGCCACCTCGCCAGTAGAAGCCATTTCAACACCAGTTGTTGGGTCAGCACCTTCTAATCGAGTAAAAGAAAATTCTGGCGCTTTTACTCCAACATAATCGTAATTAAAATTTATGCCGTTATGATTATCAACTTTTCTGCCCATTATTACATTTGTTGCTGTTTCAATAAAGTTTTGTTTTAGTGTTTTTGATACGAAAGGGAAACTCCTTGATGCTCTAAGATTACATTCTATCACTTTTACCTTGTTGTCTTTGGCGATGAATTGTATATTGAAAGGGCCATTGATATTTAGTGATTTAGCAATATTTGAAGAAATTGCTCTGATTTGTCTTACTGTTTCAAGATAAGTTCTTTGCGGAGGTAGTACTAAAGTTGCATCACCTGAGTGAACCCCGGCATTTTCTATATGCTCTGAAATAGCAGAACAAACAATATTGCCGTTTTGAGCTACTGCATCAAATTCTAATTCTTTTGCGTTAATTAAGAATTTGCTGATTACAACGGGATGCTCTGGTGAGACATCCACTGCTTTGTTCAGAAATTTAATCAATTCTGTATCGTTGCCTGCAATTGCCATTGCAGCGCCACTTAATACATAAGAGGGTCGAACAAGGACAGGATAACCAACTTTATTTGCAAACTCAATTGCTTCAGAGATTGTGCTTAACTGACTCCACTCTGGTTGTTCTACGCCTAATTGGTCTAACAAGGCGGAAAATTTACTCCTGTTTTCTGCAGTGTCAATTGAAGTTGGACTTGTCCCTAATATTTTTACGCCTACATTATGAAGTTTCATGGCAATATTATTTGGGGTTTGTCCACCCATAGAAACAATTACTCCAAGAGGTTTAATAGCTCTGTAAATCTCGTAAATTGTTTCTATTGTCAGTTCTTCAAAAAACAATGCATCGGATTCATCATAATCAGTGCTAACAGTTTCAGGGTTACAATTAATCATAACAGTTTTGTAGCCCATCTTACGCAAAGTTTTGCCTGTAACTACACAACACCAGTCAAATTCTACAGAGCTGCCAATTCTATATGGACCTGAGCCAAGTATAATAACTGATTTTTTAATGTCAGGTTCAGAATCGTTCTGAGAAGCATTGTATGTTAAGTACAAATAGTTTGTTTTAGCAGGGTACTCTGCTGCCAGAGTATCAATATGTTCGATGAATGGTTTTATTTTGTATTTGTTTCGAAGTAGAAAAACATCGTGGGCATCTACGTTAATTATGTTGGCAATTTGTCTGTCTGAGAATCCTAATTGTTTTGCTTTAAGAAGCAGTTCTTTAGGAAATTTCTTTAATGTTGTTTTAGAAATTTCATTTTCGATGTTTATAATGTTGTTAATTTTATATAAAAACCATTTATTGATATGAGTCAAATTGTGAATATGTTCAATTGAATAACCGGCTTTTATAGCTTGTACAACTGCAAAAATTCTTTCTTCAGTTGGTTCTTTTAGAGCAGTATCGAGATTATCAAAATAGATTTTTGTACGGCTCGCGGTAATTCCATCAACACTTATATCCAGCATCCTCATTGCTTTTTGAAATGCTTCCTCGAATTTTCTTCCAATAGCCATTACTTCGCCGACAGATTTCATTGATGAGCCAAGTTTTCTCTTTACGAGTCTAAATTTCTTCAAATCCCAACGAGGCACTTTAATTACAATATAATCAAGGGCTGGTTCAAAGAATGCGCTTGTAGTTTTTGTAATAGAATTTCGAATTTCGTGAAGACCGTAACCAAGTGCTAATTTTGCCGCAACAAATGCAAGTGGATAACCCGTAGCTTTTGAAGCAAGTGCTGAACTTCTTGATAACCTTGCATTAACTTCTATTACTCGGTAATCGTCGGAATTTGGGTCGAGTGCAAATTGGATGTTACATTCGCCAACAATACCCAAATGTTTTATGGTTTTTATTGCTATTTCACGCAGTTTGTGGTATTCGCTGTTTGTTAATGTTTGACTTGGTGCGACTACCATACTTTCACCAGTATGAATTCCCATTGGGTCAATATTTTCCATATTACAAACTGTAATGCAGTTATCGTATTTATCACGAACTACTTCATACTCAATTTCTTTCCAGCCTTCTAAGTACTCTTCAACTAATATTTGAGAAGAGTAAGAAAGAGCTTTCGAAGCAATTTTTTTTAGCTCGTTTTTGTTTCTGCAAATTCCAGACCCCAATCCACCAAGAGCAAAAGCTATCCTTACAATTACAGGAAAGCCAATTTGAGTAGCAAAGTCAACAGCATCTTCAACAGTAGTTACTGCTTTGCTGTGCGGATATTTTACATTTATTTCGCTAAGTCTTTCGCAGAATTTTTGTCTATCCTCAGTGTTCTCGATAGCATCTATCTGTGTACCAAGTACTTGAACATTGTATTTCTGAAGAATATTTTCTTTGTGAAGGGCAAGTCCGCAATTAAGTGCTGTTTGCCCACCAAAGCCTAATAGAATTCCATCAGGCTTTTCTTTTTGAATTATTTTTTCTACAAAATATGTCGTAATTGGAAGTAAGTAAACTTTGTCGGCTAAATAGTCAGAGGTTTGAATTGTAGCTATGTTAGGGTTGATGAGAATGGTATAAACCCCTTCTTCTTTCAATGCTTTAATACATTGGCTACCTGAGTAGTCAAATTCTCCAGCTTCTCCAATTTTTAATGCCGAGCTTCCAATAATTAGAACTTTCTTATTTTTTTTGTTCACTTCACATCCTTTAAAAATTCATCGAAAATAAATGAAGTATCAACTGGGCCAGGTGCAGCTTCAGGGTGAAACTGAACGCTTTTAAATGGCAGTTTTTTGTGAACAAGTCCTTCATTTGTTCCGTCATTCAAATTTTTGAACCATTCTGTCCAACCTGAAGGTAATTTTTTAGAATCGACAGCAAAGCTGTGATTTTGAGAGGTTATGTAACATTTATTACTTCCTTCTTCTCTAACAGGTTGATTTTGCCCGCGATGTCCATATTTAAGTTTGTACGTTTTTGCCCCTGCTGCTAATGCAAGTATTTGGTGACCCATACAAATACCGAGTGTTGGGACTTGCTTTTTCAACAATTTTTTTGTTTGCTCTACAAGTTCTTTGTAAACTACAGGGTTTCCAGGTCCATTTGAAATGACAACACCGTCATAGTTTTCGTTGTCAAAATTATAGTTATAAGGAACACGAACTACCTGGACGTTTCTTTCAATTAAATTAGAGATAATGCTTTTCTTACAACCGCAGTCAATTAAAATAATTCTGCGTTTTCCATTACCATAAATTTCAGTTTGAGTAACGGTAACTTTTTCTATAAGGTTGTCAATATCCGGATTGTAAAAATCTATTTTTTCATTTTCTACTTGGATTTTTCCAAGCATAGTTCCCCGTTCGCGCAAAAGTTTAGTCAGTTTTCTGGTATCAACTCCGCTTAAGCCGGGTACCTTAAATTTGTATAGCCAATCAGATAAACTTTGCAATGCACTCCAGTGATTGAACTCAGCAGAGTTTTCAGAAACTACAAGAGCTTCAACCTGTATTTTATTAGACTCAAAATTTTCTGGTAAATCATCTGAGTCGTTAAGCTGAGGTACTCCGTAGTTGCCAATAAGAGGATACGTTAAAACTAATATTTGTCCTTTGTAAGAGGGGTCGGTCAATGTTTCCGGGTAGCCTACCATTCCAGTATTAAAGACGACCTCGCCAGCAACAGATTTGTGATAGCCAAATAAGTATCCTTCAAAAATATTTTTATCTTCAAGTATTAGTTTTGCTTTTTGGCTTGGCTCAGTTTTCTTTTGCTTCAACTTTTTCCTTTCGTTTGTAGTTTTGAGTAGGCATGGAAGGTAAATCTTCAAAAAATGCCTGTGCAAAGTATAAATTTTTTATTAGTAATAAAAATCGTACATAAAAATTTTTGTAATTGTTTGTTCATTTTGTGCAAGAAAATTCAGAAGTGTATTTTTTTTATTATTACTGCTTCAGGTAATATCATAGTGATTAAAAGCACTATTCATTTTTTACTGTAATTTTATTTTGCAGTTGTCTTTTTCTGTTTATAGGAACCTTGGCTGGTGGTAACCTATAAAATAAAGGGAGCAATTTATAGCTCCCTTTTTTATATTGTACAATAATTTGAATAATCTCTATTGGTGATAATTGTATTATTCAATAATAGTGTGGGGTCTAATTGTTCAAAATATATATCATAGAATTTGTCTTACTATTTCTTTTCTATTCATGCATCTCAGCACCTAAATTTACAACTCGCAAAGTAGAACCCCCTGTAAGCGGTAATGAAGAAATCCATAACAATGTAGGGTTAAATAAAGAATTAGTGTTAGAAAGTGTAACAGGGATAGCATCATATTATGCAAAAGAATTTAATGGACAAGTTACATATAGCGGAGAAATTTATGACATGTATGGTTTAACAGCTGCGCATCCCACTTACCCGATGGGGACAAAGCTTAGAGTAACAAATTTATCCAACTTAAAAAGCGTAATACTTGAGGTAAATGACAGAATGCCTAATTGGCCGGATAGAATCATAGACCTTTCATTGGGTGCAGCTATTCAATTGGGAATGGTAAAAGATGGGCTCGCTGAGGTTAGGATTGATGTATTGCAATGGGGAACTGGGAAAAAGTAAGCCCTCAAAGAGTTTTTTCTTTAAGGGCTTTGAAGATTTATTATCTAACAAACTTCCACCAATAGAAGTATTTGTTTTCGAGATCTGCAACTGACGGCATTGGGAAAAATTTTAGTTCATTACCTGCGGCAAACCAAAAGCCATGGCGTAAAAATTTGTAGGAAATATCCCTTAACAAGCTACCCAGGCTAATAGTTTTAGTAAGCTTTTCAGGGTTATTTTTTAATACCATTATACAATCGTAAAATCTGTAAGGGTTAACAGATGGCAGTTCGATATTAAAAATTTCTTTGTTTTTGTTCGATTCTAAAAATTTTTCAATATCGAATTCGATTTGTGTAAAGCAAATTTTTGGTGCACCTTTAGCTTTTTGACTGGTAATAAATTTTCCGAATTCACGTTGGTCTAAAGTAGAGGCGACGAGTGTTTCTAAAGGCGCAACTTCCTGATAAATTCTAATTAAACCCGGTTGATTATAAGCGGTGTATTCGGCCGGTTCAATTGGTAAAACTTTACCATTAGTTGTAACAAGAAATAGTTTTTGAATGGCTTTTAAGTCAACATGCTCTAATACATTATAGGAGCAGATAAACTTTGTCTTTTTGGGCAAACCATCTTCGTGAGGTACAGTTAGCTTAAGATATTCATCAATTTCAAAGTATGGATTTCTAAAATTGATATCAATTTCAGCAAAAATAACTTTGCCGCTGAAATGCTTTGCGCTGCCAAGTGTATAGTGCTCGCCAAATTTCTCTGGGTCTAATTGTGATGCTACAAGTGCATTGATCGGAAAGACTATCATATACAAATGCTTTTCATATTCTGGCATTTTTTCTCCGAAATAATTGAATTTTTCTGATTCAAAGCTATTAAAAGAGGCAATGAAGAGCAAGAAATTGCTTGAATCTTTATTCTAAAAGTTACATCAAATAGTCAAAGAGTTAATAATTATGAGGCAAAAAAATGTACATTGACGAGCAATTAAAAAATGAACTAAAGAAGATATTATCTGTGCTAACAAAAAAAGTTAAAATAGTTTTTTTTACACAAGAAATAGAATGCCAGTATTGCAGGGAAACAAGACAAATTTTAACTGAGCTTTCAGAAGTTTCTGACAAGCTTTTCTTAGAGGTAAAAAATTTTATTATAGATAAAAACGATGCGGAAAAATACGGCGTCGATAAAATTCCTGCGACAGTCCTATTGGATGAAAATGATAAGGATTATGGAATTAAATTTTATGGAATCCCAAGTGGGTACGAGTTCTCATCATTACTTGAAGATATTAAAATGCTCGGCACAGGAAACTCTGGACTTCCAGAAAATGTTGAAGAAGAAATTAAGAAGATTAACTCAAACGTCCATATGCAAGTTTTTGTAACACCAACTTGTCCTTATTGCCCAACTGCTGTTATAACGTCTCATAGGTTTGCTTATGTTAATGAAAAGATTAAGAGTGATATGATTGAAGCCACAGAGTTTCCACATTTGTCACAAAAATATAATGTTCGCGGTGTTCCAAGAACCGTAATTAATGAATCAACGTACTTGGAAGGTGCTGCACCAGAAAATGTTTTTCTTGATAAAGTAAAAGAAGCAATTAACTATGGAGTTAAAGTGGTATGAAGCACAAGAAAATTTTTTTTATTAGAAGAATTTTGCCTGTCTTTGTTGGTGCTTTATTGGGTTATGCTTATTATTACTTTATCGGGTGTTATAATGGTAAATGTTTGATTTCAGGTAACCCTTATGTAGCAACCTTATACGGTGCAATTATTGGTGCCTTACTAACATTTCCAAGTTCAACAAAAAGGTCTATTGAAGATGCGAAAGAAAATAACAAAAGAAATTGAAATAGAAGATTTAGTTACGCAATTACCTCCAGCTGTAACCTATCTAATGGAAAAGGGGATACGTTGTTTGGTGTGCGGCGAGCCTATTTGGGGAACATTAGAAAATGCAGCTAAAGAAAAAGGTTTTTCAGATTCCGAAATTAATACCTTTGTTGAAGAGCTAAATAAATTATATATTGAAAAAGAAAAAAGTTAACAGTTATTCAATTAAGAAAGGCAGGAATAAAAATGGCTCAAAAATCAAACAAAAAAAATTCGCTCGCTAATCAAAAAGGCGGTTTAACAAAAAAGCAGAGAAGTTACATATACACTGGTATTTTTATAGGATTGGCTGTGCTACTCTTTATTTTTAATAACTCAAATTCAGAACCGCAGCAGGGACCTTATCCACCTAATTATGTCCCTACTGTTTCAGAACAAAAATCTGTTAATGCTCCAGATTTTACTTTACCCACGACCGATGGCAAAACTCTTAAACTTTCCGATTTTAAGGGGAAGGTGGTAATAATAGATTTTTGGGCTACATGGTGCCCCCCATGTCGTAAAGGAATTCCCGATTTAATTGAGTTAAAGAAAAAGTTTGGTAAAAAAGGACTTGAAATAATAGGTGTTTCTGTTGACCAGGATACAAAGGATCAAGTAGTGCCGTTTATAAAACAATACGGCATTAATTACCCTGTTGTTTATGGTAATAATAATGTTTATCGGGCTTACGGCGGTATTGAGGCTATTCCAACAACATTTGTAATTGATAAAACAGGTAAAATAGTTGCAAGTTATCAGGGCCTAATGCCTAAATCAGTCTACGAAAATCATATAAGCAAACTTTTGGGCAGTTAGTAAAAAATTTTATTAATGCTCTTGTTCTGAAAATTAAGAGCAAGAGCAAGTTTTCAGGTAAATAATATTTAGTGGTTATGCTCAAAATCTTGGTGCAAGTTTCCTTTTACCTCAAGGTATTCACCCAGTCTATATAAAAGATCCCACGAGTAAATTCCATAATCATAGCCGTCTTTCCATCTTATTTGGATTGCATAATTACCTACCGGTTCAATTTTTTCTATTTCATACTTACCAGGTTTATTAGATTCTACTTTTGGTAGTTCATAGTGCTTCCAT
Coding sequences within it:
- a CDS encoding response regulator, coding for MITMATTEQKKKPKLLIVEDDYENQRFLEIFLRRKFDLQICDSEETFYQKIKKEKFDIILMDISLRGKKDGLQLTREMRNHPEFKNIPIVGLSAHTFQQDKDNAYAAGVDVFLTKPAPNDVLMEALTSTLEKKSGIKIN
- the glnA gene encoding type I glutamate--ammonia ligase, which gives rise to MGKASSSVDKVLNFIKANKIQFIDFKFMDFPGQWQHFTVPSSQLNEDSFEEGFGFDGSSIRGWKSINESDMLIIPDPETMFVDPFIEAPTISLICDVYEPATKEKYSRCPRNIAQKAEAYLKSTGIADTSYFGPEAEFFVFDDVRYETGPNSSFYIIDSIEGKWNSGRDEKPNLAYKPRYKEGYFPVPPTDSLVDLRNEMVTNLINMGVEVEAQHHEVASGGQCEIDLRFAPLLKAADQLLLFKYVVKNTAKKHNKTVTYMPKPIFGDNGSGMHVHTSLWLKGKPLFAGGGYAGLSEIGLYFIGGILKHASSLLAFTNPTTNSYKRLVPGFEAPVNLAYSQRNRSASIRIPMYSSSPKSKRIEFRCPDPSSNPYLAFSAMLMAGLDGIINRIDPGEPLDKDIYDMSPEELKDVPSTPESLGHALKALADDHDYLLKGDVFTEDVINTWITYKIEKEIKPMALRPHPHEFELYFDV
- a CDS encoding Lrp/AsnC family transcriptional regulator is translated as MLDDLDIKVLRKLQQNGRTKRNELAEEVNLSIPSLSERLRKLEENKVIEGYYAKLNRHVFGYDIMAFIVVIMDSSKNYDKLTEHVKKTPEILECYSVLGEGSHIMKAVAKNTEELEKLLGKIQSWPGVTRTVTSFVLSTIKETTSLDI
- the carB gene encoding carbamoyl-phosphate synthase (glutamine-hydrolyzing) large subunit; the encoded protein is MNKKNKKVLIIGSSALKIGEAGEFDYSGSQCIKALKEEGVYTILINPNIATIQTSDYLADKVYLLPITTYFVEKIIQKEKPDGILLGFGGQTALNCGLALHKENILQKYNVQVLGTQIDAIENTEDRQKFCERLSEINVKYPHSKAVTTVEDAVDFATQIGFPVIVRIAFALGGLGSGICRNKNELKKIASKALSYSSQILVEEYLEGWKEIEYEVVRDKYDNCITVCNMENIDPMGIHTGESMVVAPSQTLTNSEYHKLREIAIKTIKHLGIVGECNIQFALDPNSDDYRVIEVNARLSRSSALASKATGYPLAFVAAKLALGYGLHEIRNSITKTTSAFFEPALDYIVIKVPRWDLKKFRLVKRKLGSSMKSVGEVMAIGRKFEEAFQKAMRMLDISVDGITASRTKIYFDNLDTALKEPTEERIFAVVQAIKAGYSIEHIHNLTHINKWFLYKINNIINIENEISKTTLKKFPKELLLKAKQLGFSDRQIANIINVDAHDVFLLRNKYKIKPFIEHIDTLAAEYPAKTNYLYLTYNASQNDSEPDIKKSVIILGSGPYRIGSSVEFDWCCVVTGKTLRKMGYKTVMINCNPETVSTDYDESDALFFEELTIETIYEIYRAIKPLGVIVSMGGQTPNNIAMKLHNVGVKILGTSPTSIDTAENRSKFSALLDQLGVEQPEWSQLSTISEAIEFANKVGYPVLVRPSYVLSGAAMAIAGNDTELIKFLNKAVDVSPEHPVVISKFLINAKELEFDAVAQNGNIVCSAISEHIENAGVHSGDATLVLPPQRTYLETVRQIRAISSNIAKSLNINGPFNIQFIAKDNKVKVIECNLRASRSFPFVSKTLKQNFIETATNVIMGRKVDNHNGINFNYDYVGVKAPEFSFTRLEGADPTTGVEMASTGEVACLGDDFNEAFLKALISVGYKFPLRSILISSGSIESKAELLETCRLLLSLGVKFYATHGTAKFMKSNDLPVESLYWPLESKSPSATDYIKQGKIDLVINIPKNLQEEELTNDYLIRRTAVDYKVPLITNRQLAMRLAEALTNKKIEDLKIKSWDEYDSKF